The following are encoded in a window of Arvicanthis niloticus isolate mArvNil1 chromosome 1, mArvNil1.pat.X, whole genome shotgun sequence genomic DNA:
- the Mrpl46 gene encoding large ribosomal subunit protein mL46 → MAAPVGRTLLGVARGWRQLDRLWAGSSRGLSLEAAPSSSRSPWRLSGALCLQRPPLITKLLTPLQEEMASLLQQVEVERSLYSDHELRALDEAQRLAKKKADLYDEEQEQGITLTQDLEDMWEQAFLQFRPGARETEADKKNDRTSLHRKLDRNLVLLVREKLGDQDFWMLPQVEWQPGETLRGTAERILATLSENNMEAKFLGNAPCGHYKFKFPKAIRTESDLGVKVFFFKALLLTGDFVQAGEKGHHVWASKEELGDYLQPKYLAQVRRFLLDL, encoded by the exons ATGGCGGCGCCCGTAGGGCGTACTCTTTTAGGGGTGGCTAGAGGCTGGCGGCAGCTTGACAGGCTCTGGGCAGGTAGTTCTCGTGGCCTGTCCCTTGAGGCTGCGCCCTCCAGCAGTCGGTCTCCATGGCGCTTGTCGGGCGCCTTGTGTCTGCAGCGGCCGCCGCTGATCACCAAGCTGCTCACCCCATTGCAGGAAGAGATGGCGAGTCTATTACAGCAG GTAGAGGTAGAGAGGAGCCTGTATTCAGACCACGAGCTCCGTGCTCTGGATGAAGCTCAGCGACTGGCAAAGAAGAAAGCTGACCTTTATGACGAGGAACAAGAACAGGGCATTACGCTCACACAAGACTTAGAAGACATGTGGGAGCAGGCATTCCTCCAGTTCAGACCTGGAGCTCGGGAAACAG AAGCCgataaaaaaaatgacaggacCTCGTTGCATCGTAAGCTGGACAGAAACCTTGTCCTCTTAGTCAGAGAGAAACTTGGAGACCAAGATTTTTGGATGCTTCCTCAAGTCGAGTGGCAGCCTGGGGAGACCCTTCGAGGGACAGCTGAGCGAATCCTGGCCACACTCTCAG aaaacaacATGGAGGCCAAGTTCCTAGGGAATGCACCCTGTGGCCACTACAAGTTCAAGTTCCCCAAGGCAATTCGGACAGAGAGTGACCTTGGGGTCAAAGTTTTCTTCTTCAAAGCTCTGCTGCTCACCGGAGACTTCGTGCAGGCTGGGGAAAAGGGCCACCATGTGTGGGCCAGCAAGGAAGAGCTGGGTGACTATCTGCAGCCCAAGTACCTGGCTCAGGTCAGGCGATTTCTCCTGGACCTCTGA